CCGCCGGACCCCGTCGCCGCGCTCGCCGACGCCGCCGCGCGGCCGATCCTGGCTCTCTTTGCCTCGCGCGACCACATCTATTTCTCGGCCCGGGGCGCGGGCGTGTTGCGCAGCCGCGACGGCGCGGATTGGGAGCCGCTTCTCATCGGCCTCGACGAGCCGCGCACCGTGCAGTCGATCGTCGAGGTGCGCCCGAGTAAGGAGACGTTGACCGCGGCGCTCGTCGAGGCCGCGGGCGGCATCGACAACATCGGCCCCGCGCCGGACGAAAAGACGCTGCGCGAGGCGGTCGAGAAAGTCGCCGCGCAGCGGCCCGGTATCCTCGCGGGCACGCAAGACGGCCGCGTGCTGCGCCTGTCGGACGCGGGCGACCAATGGAATGTGCTCGCGCGCCTGCCCGCGGAAGGCGGCGGCATCTACAGGCTCGTATACAACCCGGCCGTGGGCCTGGCCGCCGCGACCGGCTCGGGCGTGCATCTTTCGATGGACGGCGGCGCGACGTGGCAGCGCGTCACGACCGATTCGCTCACGCGCGACGTGGCCTTGTCGCCCGATCCCGCGCGGCGTTTCACCGTCGCGCTTTACGGGCGCGGCCTCGCCGTGTGCGACCCGAACGGCGCATGCGAGACAATGGTGAAATCGCCGGCCGAAATCCGCACGATTGTCGCCGATCCGTACGGCGTCAGCGGATTTTTCGGCACCGACGGCGATGGCGTGTGGCGCTTTGACGGCCGCCGCGTCACGCAAGAAACGACGCGCGCGCTCGAGACATCTGACATCCGCGACATGGTGCTGGCCGGCCCGCGCCTCATCGTCGCGGCGGGCGACGCGGGCCTTTGGATCCGCAACAACGCGGAATCCGGCTGGTCCCCCGCCCTCGACATGCCCCCGGATGCCGTGACCGCCGTCGCCGTCCACCGAGGCCGCATCTACGCCGGCACGACGCGGTTTGGCGTTCTCTCCGCGCCGCTTCACGGCGGCCGGTTTACGCCGGTGACGCTGCCGTAAATCTCGCCGCCGCCGCTCCAAGCGCGATGACAACGGCGGAACGGTCATGACGTTCAGACCTTGCCGCGGTCCTGTCCTTCAGGCTTTCTTTTCCTCGCGCCGCGCGCGCAGCCAGTCCAGGCGCTTTTTGATGGCCTCTTCATGGCCCTGTTCGGACGGCTCGTAGTACCGCGTGCCGGCGATCTCGTCCGGTAAAAACGCCTGCCCGCTGACGTGATCCGCCGCGTCGTGGTCGTATTGGTAACCCTTGTGATACCCGAGATCCTTCATCAGCCGCGTCGGCGCGTTGCGCAGAGGAAGCGGCACCGGCAACGCGCCCGTCTTGCGCACCTCGGCCATGGCGTTTTCGATACCCATGTACGCGCGGTTGCTCTTGGGCGCGCACGCCAGGTAGGCCGCGCAGTGGCCAAGGACGATGCGCGCCTCGGGCATGCCGATCATGTGCGTCGCCTGCATGGCGGACACGGCGAGCGGAAGCGCGCGCAGGTCCGCGTTGCCGATATCCTCGCTCGCCAGAATCACCATGCGCCGCGCAATGAAAAGCGGATCCTCGCCGCCTTCGATCATCCGCGCGAGGTAATACAACGCCGCGTCCGGGTCGGAGCCGCGCAGCGACTTGATGAACGCGGAGATGACGTTGTAGTGCTCTTCGCCCGCCTTGTCGTAAAGGATCGCCTTGGACTGCGCGGCCTCGCGCGCGTCGGAAAGCCGAATGACGCGCACGCCGGCGTCGTCGGGCAGGTCCATGTCCAC
Above is a genomic segment from bacterium containing:
- a CDS encoding replication-associated recombination protein A — its product is MRPRTIDEIVGQEEVTAEGSMLHAAISGGHLPSLIFWGPPGSGKTTLARIVAAATDAHFVQFSAVLSGVREIRQIIEEAKGRLAQTGKRTVLFVDEIHRFNKSQQDSFLPHVEAGTITLIGATTENPSFEVNAALLSRSRVVTLAPLSDDALRTIVTRAMTDAERGLGARNVRLEDDALEFLIEYADGDARRALNTLEIVVDMDLPDDAGVRVIRLSDAREAAQSKAILYDKAGEEHYNVISAFIKSLRGSDPDAALYYLARMIEGGEDPLFIARRMVILASEDIGNADLRALPLAVSAMQATHMIGMPEARIVLGHCAAYLACAPKSNRAYMGIENAMAEVRKTGALPVPLPLRNAPTRLMKDLGYHKGYQYDHDAADHVSGQAFLPDEIAGTRYYEPSEQGHEEAIKKRLDWLRARREEKKA